A single genomic interval of Fibrobacter sp. UWB4 harbors:
- a CDS encoding viroplasmin family protein has product MPKQKFYAVKSENEKKIVTTWDECLKLTHGVKGVLFKSFGSREEAEAWLDGMEAPAPDGIRVFVDGSFSPGFGPAGWAFVVTEDDKELARGSGITAFDAESRNIDGEVMASFQAMKWLDAHDMKGVICHDYEGIARWAKGEWQAKSNIAKMYVAAAKPYLNRVQFEKVAAHTGVKWNELVDKLAKEAIAKAKNSRR; this is encoded by the coding sequence ATGCCTAAACAGAAGTTCTATGCCGTAAAAAGCGAAAATGAAAAGAAAATTGTAACCACGTGGGATGAATGCCTTAAGCTCACGCATGGGGTTAAAGGTGTTTTGTTCAAATCCTTCGGTTCCCGCGAAGAAGCGGAGGCTTGGCTCGACGGAATGGAGGCTCCTGCGCCCGATGGGATCCGTGTTTTTGTCGATGGTTCGTTTTCGCCGGGATTTGGCCCTGCCGGCTGGGCGTTTGTTGTAACTGAAGACGACAAGGAACTTGCCCGTGGCTCGGGAATTACGGCATTCGATGCTGAAAGCCGCAATATCGATGGGGAAGTGATGGCTTCGTTCCAGGCGATGAAATGGCTAGACGCGCACGATATGAAGGGCGTCATCTGCCATGACTACGAAGGCATTGCGCGTTGGGCAAAGGGCGAATGGCAGGCCAAGAGCAACATCGCGAAGATGTATGTGGCGGCTGCAAAACCTTATCTCAACCGAGTGCAGTTCGAAAAGGTCGCCGCCCATACTGGCGTCAAGTGGAATGAACTTGTAGATAAATTAGCAAAAGAAGCAATCGCGAAGGCGAAGAATAGTAGACGGTAG